The following are from one region of the bacterium genome:
- a CDS encoding GNAT family N-acetyltransferase gives MSRDPGRPRTGGGLHVRPALAGDLVALSSLAKSTFRDTFQSQNTPEDMESYLARSFSPAQIRTELDDPANIFLLAFGEPADKPIGYAKVRSGEPKPSVRGLLSVELERLYVDREVLGRGVGAALMKECLAVAARRGNQTVWLGVWEHNPRAISFYERWGFEVVGTHTFLLGSDPQVDLIMELAVGTDDSRAEQRRSSSDPATGRSTTSHSRGT, from the coding sequence GTGAGCAGAGACCCTGGACGACCACGAACGGGAGGCGGCCTCCATGTTCGCCCCGCCCTCGCTGGGGACCTGGTCGCGCTCTCGAGCCTGGCGAAGAGCACGTTCCGGGATACCTTCCAGTCACAGAACACCCCCGAAGACATGGAGAGCTATCTGGCGCGCTCGTTCTCGCCGGCACAGATCCGAACGGAACTCGACGACCCGGCGAACATCTTTCTGCTGGCCTTTGGCGAGCCTGCCGACAAGCCGATCGGCTACGCCAAGGTCAGATCGGGTGAGCCGAAGCCCTCGGTGAGGGGCTTGCTCTCCGTCGAGCTGGAGCGACTCTACGTAGACCGCGAGGTTCTCGGACGCGGCGTTGGCGCGGCTTTGATGAAGGAGTGCCTCGCGGTGGCGGCCAGGAGAGGCAACCAGACCGTATGGCTGGGAGTCTGGGAGCACAATCCGCGGGCCATCTCGTTCTACGAGCGCTGGGGCTTCGAGGTCGTCGGCACGCACACGTTTCTGCTCGGCTCCGACCCGCAGGTCGACCTCATAATGGAGCTAGCGGTAGGGACCGATGACAGCCGGGCAGAGCAGCGCCGATCGAGCTCAGATCCCGCTACCGGTCGTTCAACGACCAGTCATAGTCGAGGTACTTGA
- a CDS encoding DUF547 domain-containing protein, with protein MNASRRNVLIALLLLGIVSPACSGAAETASEAVDTMLGPLPTDAPWARVLENHHESGGLDYAALKAAPDDLESYLASLADARPVEAEREERIAFWSNAYNAVTARYVLELYPEIESVKDVDGFFDTRTFPVAGEQLTLDEIEGRARAEGDPRVHFAVVCASTSCPDLRFEPYRAVELDRQLEEQTRGFLADRAKGLRLAGGELWLSSIFKWYAGDFTGGSTVVAFFARSEIVDWVLAHLPDDLAEQIRTVDPSVKYLDYDWSLNDR; from the coding sequence ATGAATGCAAGTAGACGCAACGTTCTCATCGCACTTTTGCTGCTCGGCATTGTGAGCCCGGCCTGCTCTGGAGCCGCTGAGACCGCGTCGGAGGCCGTTGATACGATGCTGGGCCCACTGCCGACGGACGCGCCCTGGGCGCGTGTTCTGGAGAATCATCACGAGTCGGGAGGACTGGACTACGCGGCTCTCAAGGCGGCGCCGGACGACTTGGAGTCCTATCTCGCCAGTCTTGCGGATGCGCGGCCGGTCGAGGCCGAGCGCGAGGAGCGGATCGCCTTCTGGAGCAACGCCTACAACGCCGTCACGGCGAGGTACGTGCTCGAGCTGTATCCAGAGATCGAATCGGTCAAGGATGTCGACGGTTTCTTCGACACCCGGACCTTTCCGGTGGCCGGAGAGCAGCTGACACTCGACGAGATCGAGGGGCGGGCGCGCGCCGAAGGCGACCCGCGAGTCCATTTCGCCGTGGTCTGCGCCTCGACCAGCTGTCCGGACCTGCGGTTCGAGCCCTACCGGGCCGTTGAATTGGATCGACAGCTGGAAGAACAGACCCGAGGTTTCCTGGCGGATCGCGCCAAAGGACTGCGCCTCGCCGGTGGAGAGCTGTGGCTGTCCTCGATCTTCAAGTGGTACGCGGGCGACTTCACCGGGGGTAGCACGGTGGTTGCGTTCTTCGCGCGCAGCGAGATCGTGGACTGGGTCCTGGCGCATTTGCCCGACGACCTGGCCGAGCAGATCCGCACCGTCGATCCGTCGGTCAAGTACCTCGACTATGACTGGTCGTTGAACGACCGGTAG
- a CDS encoding FAD-binding oxidoreductase, which translates to MSPSESRVGEALAALRRKLPAEAIRQDEDALDKYGRDETESFVFPPDLAVLPDTVEQVCATLETAHEHRVPIVPRGAGTGLSGGALPVEGGWVLSLERLNRIRRFEPDNLLIEAEAGVVTGDLQRHAQDSGLYYPPDPASHDSCLLGGNLAEDSAGPRSCKYGSTRKWVLGLEAVLADGTVLRTGSDARKDVAGYNLTQLLVGSEGTLAVITAAVLRLIAQPRSRLTLILPFGELAAAAHAVAEIFLAGHDPAACEFVEQAALAAVAPFEPVPKALAQSGAALFLELHGDSADTLLPAAAEIDALFAGQLSAEALVATDASEQRRLWRIRERIGEAVKSRSSYKEADAVVPRGSLAGYVASAHRIAERCELTAICYGHAGDGNLHVNLLQGNLQDDLWRRRRDRAEEELFELAASLGGTVSGEHGIGWTQRRHLAKVATPAALSAMAAIKQALDPRGILNPGKVFPEPGC; encoded by the coding sequence GTGAGCCCGAGCGAGTCCAGAGTCGGTGAGGCGCTGGCGGCGTTGCGCCGGAAGCTCCCGGCCGAGGCGATTCGGCAGGACGAGGACGCTCTCGACAAATACGGCCGCGACGAGACCGAGAGCTTCGTGTTCCCGCCCGACCTCGCGGTGCTCCCCGACACCGTCGAGCAAGTCTGCGCCACCCTTGAAACAGCCCACGAGCATCGCGTCCCCATCGTGCCACGCGGGGCGGGTACCGGTCTCTCCGGCGGCGCCCTGCCGGTCGAGGGGGGCTGGGTGCTGTCGCTGGAGCGATTGAATCGGATTCGCCGCTTCGAACCGGATAACCTGCTGATTGAGGCCGAAGCCGGGGTAGTGACCGGCGATCTGCAGCGGCATGCCCAAGACAGTGGCCTGTACTACCCGCCGGACCCGGCGAGCCACGACTCGTGCCTTCTGGGAGGCAATCTAGCCGAGGATTCGGCCGGACCCCGGTCCTGCAAGTATGGATCGACCCGGAAGTGGGTGCTCGGGCTCGAGGCGGTGCTCGCCGACGGTACCGTCCTGCGAACCGGCAGCGACGCCCGCAAAGACGTCGCCGGTTACAACCTGACACAACTCCTGGTCGGCTCGGAAGGGACTCTCGCCGTGATCACTGCCGCCGTCCTGCGCTTGATCGCTCAGCCGCGGTCCCGGCTCACGCTCATCCTGCCCTTCGGCGAGCTCGCCGCCGCCGCTCACGCCGTTGCCGAGATCTTTCTCGCCGGTCACGACCCGGCGGCATGCGAGTTCGTGGAGCAGGCGGCGCTGGCGGCGGTCGCTCCGTTCGAGCCGGTCCCGAAGGCGCTGGCTCAGAGTGGCGCAGCGCTGTTTCTCGAGCTCCACGGCGACTCCGCGGACACGCTCTTACCCGCCGCCGCAGAGATCGACGCTCTGTTTGCCGGTCAGCTGAGCGCCGAGGCGCTCGTCGCGACCGACGCCTCCGAGCAACGCCGACTCTGGCGCATCCGCGAGCGCATCGGCGAAGCCGTCAAGAGCCGATCTTCCTATAAGGAAGCCGACGCCGTGGTGCCTCGTGGGAGTCTGGCCGGCTACGTCGCCTCCGCACATCGGATCGCCGAGCGCTGCGAGCTGACCGCGATCTGCTACGGCCACGCCGGCGACGGCAACCTGCACGTCAATCTGCTGCAGGGGAACCTCCAGGACGATCTCTGGCGCCGGCGGCGCGACCGAGCCGAGGAGGAGTTGTTCGAGCTCGCTGCATCGTTGGGCGGGACGGTCTCAGGAGAGCATGGCATCGGCTGGACTCAACGCAGGCACCTAGCGAAGGTAGCGACGCCCGCAGCGCTTTCTGCAATGGCGGCGATCAAGCAAGCGTTGGATCCGAGAGGTATTCTCAATCCGGGGAAGGTCTTCCCAGAACCCGGCTGCTAG
- the guaA gene encoding glutamine-hydrolyzing GMP synthase: protein MSVRHETVVVLDFGSQYTQLIARRLRENRVYCEVHPCGMAAGDIAELAPIGIILSGGPQSVYDDDAPQLDSGVFNLGVPVLGICYGFQLVAQQLGGKVEASGKREYGRAEVAISGGSELFSSLASSETVWMSHGDRVTGVPKGFQRIASSESAPVVGLENPERGIYGIQFHPEVSHTVSGDEILRNFLYRICCASGDWAMASYLEEAIATIRRQAPEGRVLCGISGGVDSSVVAVLLQRAVGDRLSAVFVDTGLLRKDERRHMENSLGTGLGLPVTVVDAKERFLEALAGVSEPEEKRRTIGRVFIEVFEREAEKLDGARYLAQGTLYPDVIESVSVKGPSAVIKTHHNVGGLPEKLGFELIEPLRMLFKDEVRQLGRELGLAEEFIGRHPFPGPGLGVRILGRITPERVNTLQEADAIFIQELRGRDLYNKVSQAFAVLLPVHTVGVMGDSRTYENVVALRAVETQDFMTADWSPLPHDFLGSVASRIVNEVPGVNRVVYDVTSKPPATIEWE, encoded by the coding sequence CTGTCCGTTCGTCACGAGACCGTTGTGGTGCTCGATTTCGGGAGCCAGTACACGCAGCTCATCGCCAGGCGCCTGCGCGAGAATCGTGTGTACTGCGAAGTGCATCCCTGCGGCATGGCGGCGGGCGATATCGCCGAGCTCGCGCCGATTGGCATCATTCTGTCGGGGGGGCCGCAATCGGTCTATGACGACGACGCTCCCCAGCTGGACTCCGGTGTCTTCAACCTGGGCGTTCCGGTTCTGGGCATCTGCTACGGCTTTCAGCTAGTCGCTCAGCAGCTCGGAGGCAAGGTCGAGGCCTCCGGCAAGCGGGAGTACGGTCGCGCCGAGGTCGCGATCTCCGGTGGCAGCGAGCTCTTCAGCAGCCTGGCTTCCAGCGAAACCGTATGGATGAGCCACGGCGACCGGGTGACCGGAGTACCGAAGGGATTTCAGCGTATCGCTTCGAGCGAAAGCGCTCCTGTCGTGGGCCTGGAGAACCCCGAGCGCGGCATCTACGGGATCCAGTTTCACCCCGAGGTGTCGCACACGGTCTCGGGCGACGAGATTCTGCGCAACTTCCTGTACCGAATTTGCTGTGCGAGCGGAGACTGGGCCATGGCCTCGTATCTGGAGGAGGCCATCGCGACGATTCGAAGGCAGGCTCCGGAGGGCCGCGTTCTCTGCGGCATCTCGGGCGGCGTCGATTCGTCCGTGGTCGCGGTTTTGCTTCAGCGTGCGGTCGGAGATCGACTCAGCGCGGTCTTCGTGGACACCGGTCTGCTGCGCAAAGACGAGCGCCGGCACATGGAAAACAGCCTCGGTACGGGTCTGGGGCTCCCGGTTACCGTCGTCGATGCCAAGGAGCGGTTTCTAGAGGCGCTGGCGGGCGTGAGTGAACCCGAAGAGAAGCGTCGAACGATCGGCCGTGTCTTTATTGAAGTGTTCGAAAGGGAGGCGGAGAAGCTCGACGGAGCCAGATACCTGGCCCAGGGAACGCTCTACCCGGATGTCATCGAGTCGGTGTCGGTCAAGGGGCCCTCGGCGGTCATCAAGACCCACCACAATGTCGGCGGATTGCCCGAGAAACTCGGTTTCGAGCTCATCGAGCCGTTGCGTATGCTGTTCAAGGACGAGGTCAGACAGTTGGGGAGGGAGCTGGGACTCGCCGAGGAGTTCATCGGCCGCCACCCGTTCCCAGGACCCGGGCTGGGAGTGCGAATCCTGGGCCGGATCACGCCCGAGCGGGTCAACACCCTGCAGGAGGCCGACGCCATCTTCATCCAGGAGCTACGTGGACGTGACCTCTACAACAAGGTGAGCCAGGCGTTCGCGGTCCTGCTGCCGGTTCACACGGTGGGAGTGATGGGTGACAGCCGAACCTATGAGAATGTCGTAGCGCTTCGAGCGGTCGAGACCCAGGACTTCATGACCGCGGACTGGAGCCCCTTGCCGCACGATTTCCTGGGCTCGGTCGCCAGTCGAATCGTGAACGAAGTTCCCGGTGTGAACCGCGTCGTCTATGACGTGACCAGTAAACCGCCGGCCACGATCGAGTGGGAATAA
- a CDS encoding NAD(P)-dependent glycerol-3-phosphate dehydrogenase, producing MTWKLGVLGAGSWGTALAVHFADAGHEVLLWARDEAFAGELARRRQNDRYLPGVEFPENLRVGHDLREVHDSALVLVVVPSHGFRESVRAFLAAAPFPGGTGTEGARPATLISATKGVETDSTARMSEVCAEEASAAECEVRFAVLSGPTFAAELARNAPTAAVVASEVPELAKRLREMLATPSFRLYSTTDVVGVELGGAAKNVIAVAAGVVTGLDLGHNTVAALITRGLHEMTRLGVACGGEAQTFSGLAGLGDLVLTCTGGLSRNRRTGMALAAGKSLAEIQAETSMVAEGIRNSRSLTRLAERHGIEIPITSQMMRVLYEDKDPREALEELMSRERKSEHEL from the coding sequence ATGACCTGGAAACTGGGGGTGCTCGGAGCGGGATCTTGGGGTACCGCGCTGGCGGTGCATTTCGCCGATGCCGGGCACGAGGTCCTGCTCTGGGCACGGGATGAGGCCTTTGCAGGTGAGTTGGCGAGAAGACGTCAGAACGACAGGTATCTGCCCGGCGTCGAGTTCCCGGAGAATCTCCGTGTCGGGCACGACTTGAGAGAGGTCCACGACAGCGCCCTCGTGCTGGTCGTCGTGCCTTCCCATGGGTTCAGGGAATCCGTTCGGGCCTTTCTTGCGGCGGCGCCGTTCCCAGGAGGGACTGGGACTGAGGGAGCCCGACCGGCGACCCTGATCTCCGCTACCAAAGGCGTCGAGACCGATTCCACCGCGCGCATGAGCGAAGTCTGTGCCGAAGAGGCTTCCGCGGCCGAGTGCGAGGTCCGGTTCGCGGTTCTCTCGGGCCCGACCTTTGCCGCCGAGCTCGCCCGCAATGCGCCCACCGCCGCCGTTGTGGCATCGGAGGTTCCCGAGCTTGCGAAGCGCCTGCGCGAGATGCTGGCGACTCCGAGCTTCAGGCTCTACTCCACGACCGACGTTGTCGGCGTCGAGCTCGGCGGCGCGGCCAAGAACGTGATCGCGGTCGCGGCGGGAGTGGTCACCGGCCTCGACCTCGGGCACAACACCGTGGCGGCCTTGATCACTCGCGGACTTCACGAAATGACCCGACTCGGCGTCGCCTGCGGTGGCGAGGCTCAGACCTTCTCCGGTCTGGCGGGACTGGGCGACCTGGTCTTGACGTGTACGGGAGGACTCTCCCGCAACCGCCGCACCGGTATGGCCCTTGCCGCCGGCAAGAGCCTGGCCGAGATCCAGGCGGAGACCTCGATGGTGGCCGAGGGCATTCGCAACTCGCGCTCGCTGACCCGCCTGGCCGAGCGCCATGGGATCGAGATTCCCATCACCAGTCAGATGATGCGTGTACTCTACGAGGACAAGGATCCGCGCGAAGCGCTGGAGGAGCTGATGAGTCGCGAAAGAAAATCGGAGCACGAGCTTTGA
- the plsY gene encoding glycerol-3-phosphate 1-O-acyltransferase PlsY, whose translation MNPTLLLLAVFLLGSIPFSYLAVRVRTGSDLRQVGSRNPGATNALRTAGPVVALFGLMLDIGKGFVPIWLGRSAGLSDGILAAAAVACVLGHVFSPFLGFRGGKGVATGFGALSALNPIASLIAVAIFAAAVAVWRIVSLGSILAVAALPLLWVLPEQWGYPLAAGRMGWLAAAVVCGLVLVRHTTNFRRLRAGTESRLGGRPV comes from the coding sequence ATGAATCCGACCTTGCTTCTGCTTGCGGTTTTCCTGCTGGGCTCCATCCCGTTCAGCTACCTGGCGGTTCGGGTGAGAACCGGCAGTGATCTGCGTCAGGTGGGCAGCCGCAACCCCGGGGCCACGAACGCTCTTCGGACTGCCGGGCCGGTCGTTGCTCTCTTCGGCCTGATGCTCGATATCGGTAAGGGCTTCGTTCCGATCTGGCTCGGGCGGAGCGCCGGTCTGTCCGACGGGATTCTGGCGGCGGCCGCCGTCGCCTGCGTGCTGGGGCATGTCTTTTCGCCGTTTCTCGGGTTTCGTGGCGGCAAGGGTGTTGCCACGGGTTTTGGCGCGCTCAGCGCCCTCAACCCGATCGCTTCGTTGATTGCGGTGGCGATCTTCGCCGCGGCCGTCGCCGTGTGGCGTATCGTCTCGCTGGGATCGATTCTGGCGGTGGCCGCTCTTCCGCTGCTCTGGGTCTTGCCGGAGCAGTGGGGCTATCCGTTGGCCGCGGGACGAATGGGATGGCTGGCCGCGGCGGTCGTCTGCGGGCTGGTGCTCGTGCGCCACACCACCAACTTCCGGAGACTGAGGGCCGGCACCGAATCGCGCCTGGGAGGAAGACCGGTATGA
- the thpR gene encoding RNA 2',3'-cyclic phosphodiesterase, translating into MKAFIALEVPERVTVGLAEALANLRARLPPARWVPAPNRHLTLVFLGTVTEGDLTRLDDSLGPVFAAEVPFELELGHCGTFPAGRPGRVVWVGFRPSKALGRLQEAVAEACRSLDFDIERRPFSPHLTLARCRKPWSRRACEVWSSGPSGGTARSLRENAFTVDRGCLFESVPRERGVHYSVVRSYPLGMRTPETASATRDSE; encoded by the coding sequence GTGAAGGCATTCATCGCCCTCGAGGTCCCCGAGAGGGTGACCGTCGGCCTCGCCGAGGCGCTGGCGAATCTGCGCGCCAGACTCCCCCCCGCGAGGTGGGTCCCGGCGCCGAACCGGCACCTCACACTGGTGTTTTTGGGTACCGTTACGGAGGGAGATCTGACGCGCCTGGATGATTCGCTCGGCCCGGTATTTGCGGCTGAGGTCCCGTTCGAGCTCGAGCTCGGGCACTGCGGGACTTTTCCGGCCGGCCGGCCGGGCCGAGTGGTCTGGGTGGGGTTCCGGCCGTCCAAGGCGCTCGGCCGGCTTCAAGAAGCGGTCGCCGAGGCTTGTCGGTCGCTCGACTTCGACATCGAGCGACGACCTTTCTCCCCCCATCTGACCCTGGCCCGATGTCGCAAGCCCTGGTCGAGGCGAGCCTGCGAAGTCTGGAGCAGCGGCCCATCCGGCGGTACCGCAAGGAGCCTTCGGGAGAATGCCTTCACGGTGGACCGCGGCTGCCTTTTCGAGAGCGTGCCGAGAGAGCGGGGGGTGCACTACAGCGTGGTTCGGTCGTATCCTCTGGGGATGCGGACCCCTGAAACGGCTTCCGCGACTCGAGACAGCGAATGA
- a CDS encoding competence/damage-inducible protein A, translating into MRATIIAVGSELLGADRSDTNSLFLADQLARYGIEVARKVIVGDRLEDIQVELDRSRDEAALVLVTGGLGPTRDDLTREAVARSLGRRLVRDPEIIEDIQRKFASFGREMAPVNERQADVIDGAQVLENRRGTAPGLRIEDAHATLFLFPGVPTELHGLVERTLVPWLESHAPGGGFERRVFKVACIPESDLEERLESLYARFGNEGVSLLPSPGEVMVGLTRGGSPDERAVWFEPRERLLEQLLGDHVFGRAEEALLEAEVGRLLDKGGKTVATAESCTGGGVAERLTAVPGSSAYFLGAAVTYSNELKASLLGVPRRVIDDHGAVSSQVAQAMALGVRARLGSDFGLAVTGIAGPGGGSEEKPVGTVHVALAGDDEPKTVERRFQFPGNRARVRRLTTQWALDLLRRRLLGAEASAQGQPVDGDARDVG; encoded by the coding sequence ATGCGAGCAACGATCATCGCGGTCGGCAGCGAGCTCCTCGGTGCGGATCGAAGCGACACCAACTCGCTGTTTCTCGCCGATCAACTGGCCCGTTACGGCATCGAGGTCGCGCGCAAGGTAATTGTGGGCGATCGGCTGGAGGATATCCAGGTAGAGCTCGATCGATCGCGCGATGAGGCCGCGTTGGTCCTCGTGACCGGAGGGCTGGGACCCACCCGGGATGATCTGACCCGGGAAGCGGTGGCCAGGTCTTTGGGCCGTCGTCTAGTGCGAGATCCGGAGATCATTGAAGATATTCAAAGGAAGTTCGCCAGCTTTGGCCGCGAGATGGCGCCGGTCAACGAACGCCAGGCGGACGTGATCGACGGTGCCCAGGTCCTCGAGAACCGGAGGGGAACGGCGCCGGGCTTGCGAATCGAGGACGCCCACGCGACTCTGTTTCTTTTCCCGGGAGTGCCCACCGAGCTCCACGGCTTGGTGGAGCGGACTCTGGTGCCGTGGCTCGAGAGTCATGCTCCGGGCGGTGGTTTCGAGCGTCGAGTCTTCAAGGTCGCCTGCATCCCGGAGTCGGACCTCGAAGAGCGGCTCGAGTCGCTCTACGCCCGCTTCGGCAACGAAGGAGTCTCGCTGCTGCCTTCGCCTGGAGAGGTAATGGTGGGTCTGACCCGAGGAGGATCGCCCGATGAGCGAGCCGTGTGGTTCGAACCGAGAGAGCGGCTGCTGGAGCAGCTCCTCGGGGACCACGTCTTTGGGCGCGCCGAAGAGGCCCTGCTCGAGGCCGAGGTCGGACGCCTTCTCGACAAAGGTGGCAAGACCGTGGCCACGGCGGAGTCCTGTACGGGCGGCGGAGTCGCCGAGAGGCTGACCGCCGTTCCCGGCAGCAGTGCGTACTTTCTGGGCGCCGCGGTGACCTACTCGAACGAGCTCAAGGCCAGCCTGCTCGGAGTGCCGCGACGGGTCATCGACGACCATGGGGCGGTGAGCTCGCAGGTCGCGCAGGCCATGGCTCTTGGCGTTCGCGCGAGGCTGGGTTCAGACTTCGGCCTTGCCGTTACTGGGATTGCCGGCCCTGGAGGTGGCTCCGAAGAAAAGCCGGTGGGGACGGTGCACGTGGCGCTTGCCGGCGACGACGAACCGAAAACGGTTGAACGTCGCTTTCAATTCCCGGGCAATCGCGCCCGGGTGCGGCGGTTGACGACGCAGTGGGCTCTGGATCTGCTTCGCAGGCGACTGCTGGGCGCCGAGGCCTCTGCGCAGGGGCAGCCGGTGGATGGCGACGCGCGGGACGTCGGGTGA
- a CDS encoding thymidine phosphorylase, with product MISPYAILARKRNGDRLEESEIRRIVEGAASGAWSDAQLGAFLMAAAIRGLDGEETRALTIAMLESGEQWDLGSRFPTLADKHSTGGVGDKVSLVLSPILAACGQPVVMLTGRGLGHTGGTADKLETIPGLDLDFDRARCIELLETCGMAIGMATGEVAPADRKLYALRDVTATVDSIPLITGSILSKKLATGAAAMVLDVKTGSGAFIPDLEEAGLLARNLVDTAEACGMRTSAILTDMSQPLGEWVGHRSEVLETMRCLEGQGPADLMEVTYALALEVSRLSGVSLRREDLEAAVSSGRARSQFLAWAEAQGGDPSWLEADIELAPTVVGVAASRSGYLAEVNTQGLGLALAQAGGGRLRDGDRIDGGVSMRFRSGLGQAVEGGQELATLFLREPQPEIVANIEGCFRIVDEPVEPPPLIGDHIAAG from the coding sequence ATGATCAGCCCCTACGCCATTCTGGCCCGTAAGCGTAACGGCGATCGGCTCGAAGAGAGCGAGATACGGCGGATCGTAGAAGGCGCCGCCAGCGGAGCCTGGAGCGACGCCCAGCTCGGCGCTTTTCTGATGGCCGCCGCGATTCGCGGGCTCGACGGAGAAGAAACTCGGGCTCTGACGATCGCGATGTTGGAGTCGGGCGAGCAATGGGATCTCGGTTCTCGTTTTCCGACGCTTGCCGATAAGCATTCCACGGGTGGTGTCGGCGACAAGGTATCGTTGGTTCTGTCGCCGATCCTGGCGGCGTGCGGGCAGCCCGTCGTTATGCTGACCGGCCGCGGCCTCGGCCACACCGGGGGTACCGCCGACAAACTCGAGACCATTCCCGGGCTCGATCTGGACTTCGATCGAGCTCGCTGTATTGAGCTGCTCGAAACCTGCGGCATGGCCATCGGAATGGCCACCGGCGAGGTGGCTCCGGCCGATCGCAAGCTCTACGCGCTGCGGGACGTGACCGCTACCGTCGACTCGATTCCTCTGATCACCGGGAGCATCCTGTCGAAGAAGCTCGCAACGGGCGCTGCTGCAATGGTTCTGGATGTAAAGACCGGCAGCGGCGCCTTCATTCCCGATCTCGAGGAAGCCGGGCTTCTGGCCCGGAATCTGGTCGACACGGCTGAGGCTTGCGGTATGAGAACGTCGGCGATTCTGACCGACATGAGTCAGCCCCTGGGCGAGTGGGTCGGGCACCGTTCCGAAGTGCTCGAAACCATGCGCTGCTTGGAGGGGCAGGGCCCCGCCGACCTCATGGAAGTCACCTATGCGCTGGCCTTGGAAGTGTCGAGGCTGAGCGGGGTGTCGTTGCGGCGAGAGGATCTCGAGGCGGCGGTTTCGTCGGGCCGGGCCCGAAGCCAGTTTCTGGCCTGGGCCGAGGCCCAGGGAGGCGATCCGAGTTGGCTGGAGGCGGACATCGAGCTGGCTCCCACGGTGGTCGGGGTAGCGGCATCGCGATCCGGTTACCTCGCGGAGGTGAACACGCAGGGCCTGGGATTGGCGCTGGCACAGGCCGGAGGCGGGCGTCTGCGCGACGGTGACCGGATCGATGGCGGCGTGTCGATGCGTTTCCGTTCGGGGCTCGGCCAAGCAGTGGAAGGCGGGCAGGAGTTGGCGACGCTCTTCTTGCGCGAGCCACAGCCTGAGATCGTGGCGAACATCGAAGGCTGCTTCCGGATCGTCGACGAGCCGGTCGAGCCGCCCCCCCTGATCGGCGACCACATCGCCGCCGGTTAG
- a CDS encoding adenine phosphoribosyltransferase — MDMLKDYIREIPDFPKPGILFYDISTLLKDPKALRMTVDSFVWFFSDQHVDKVVGIESRGFMFAPIVAYNLNAGFVPVRKPGKLPGETVTQSYDLEYGSDQVEMHEDGVEPGERVLIVDDLLATGGTAAATAELVKSQGGEVAGFGFVVELLFLGGRDKLNNYPLEALITYED; from the coding sequence ATGGACATGCTCAAGGACTACATTCGAGAAATACCGGACTTTCCCAAGCCGGGCATTCTTTTCTATGACATTTCGACTTTGCTCAAGGACCCCAAAGCCCTGAGAATGACAGTCGACAGCTTCGTGTGGTTCTTTTCGGACCAGCACGTGGACAAGGTCGTCGGGATCGAGTCTCGGGGTTTCATGTTTGCTCCGATCGTGGCCTACAACCTCAACGCAGGCTTCGTGCCGGTGCGAAAACCGGGCAAGCTGCCCGGCGAGACCGTGACGCAATCGTACGATCTGGAGTACGGCTCGGACCAGGTCGAAATGCACGAGGACGGTGTCGAGCCCGGTGAGAGAGTCCTGATCGTGGACGACCTTCTTGCGACCGGCGGCACCGCGGCCGCGACGGCAGAGCTCGTTAAGTCCCAGGGCGGCGAGGTGGCCGGATTCGGCTTTGTCGTCGAGTTGCTGTTCCTGGGGGGGCGCGACAAGCTCAACAACTACCCCTTGGAGGCACTGATTACCTACGAGGACTAG
- a CDS encoding acylphosphatase — MAQSGWKFRIHGRVQGVGFRWYTQREADRLGVRGWVRNCADGTVEALAIGSSGQVDAFAEAVRKGPAMSRVSSVERTESMAAETSDSFEIQF; from the coding sequence ATGGCCCAGAGCGGCTGGAAGTTCCGAATTCATGGTCGCGTTCAGGGGGTCGGTTTTCGCTGGTATACCCAGCGGGAGGCCGACAGGCTCGGTGTGCGGGGCTGGGTGCGCAATTGTGCGGACGGCACCGTGGAGGCCTTGGCGATCGGATCGAGCGGCCAGGTAGATGCGTTCGCGGAGGCGGTCCGGAAGGGCCCGGCCATGTCAAGAGTCAGCTCGGTAGAGCGAACCGAGTCGATGGCGGCCGAGACCTCAGATTCATTCGAGATTCAGTTCTGA
- a CDS encoding DedA family protein → MEWVRELFHWVVDLAETPYATWALFGVSFAESSFFPVPPDALLIALCVGQPERSLWFALVCSVASVLGGAAGYGIGWVGGRPLLQRLFNPQRLEKVSSYYDRYNAWAVGIAGLTPLPYKLFTVSGGALQINFKVFVLASIVSRTLRFLAVGLLMRWLGESAQLFIERHLGWLSIAFVILLIVGFWLVGRKAHSAARHDG, encoded by the coding sequence ATGGAGTGGGTTCGAGAGCTTTTTCATTGGGTCGTGGACCTGGCCGAAACGCCATACGCCACGTGGGCGCTCTTCGGAGTCTCGTTTGCCGAGAGTAGCTTCTTTCCGGTTCCGCCGGACGCCCTCTTGATCGCGCTCTGCGTTGGTCAGCCGGAGCGCTCACTCTGGTTCGCGCTGGTCTGTTCGGTGGCCTCGGTGCTCGGCGGGGCGGCGGGCTATGGAATCGGTTGGGTGGGGGGCCGGCCTCTATTGCAGAGGCTCTTCAATCCGCAGCGCCTCGAGAAGGTTAGCTCGTACTACGATCGGTACAACGCCTGGGCCGTGGGCATCGCCGGACTGACGCCGCTTCCGTACAAGCTCTTCACCGTCTCCGGCGGAGCCCTACAGATCAACTTCAAGGTGTTCGTCCTGGCGTCGATCGTTTCTCGCACCTTGCGTTTCCTCGCCGTCGGCTTGCTCATGAGGTGGCTCGGAGAGTCCGCCCAGCTCTTTATCGAGCGGCATCTCGGCTGGCTTTCGATCGCATTTGTTATTCTTCTGATTGTCGGGTTCTGGCTGGTTGGCAGAAAGGCGCACTCTGCGGCTCGGCACGATGGCTGA